The nucleotide window CAATTGATGATCACACTTTGGTGATTGAATTTACCAATCACGAAGTCAAGAAATATGATATTGTTCATCTTTTAGACAATCCCATGTTTGCTCCTCTTAGTCAACCTGCATTTTTCAAGAACTTTCAGGTTGAGCGTGGGGGTTTATTT belongs to Gloeothece citriformis PCC 7424 and includes:
- a CDS encoding DUF2442 domain-containing protein; its protein translation is MKCPRICQAKAIDDHTLVIEFTNHEVKKYDIVHLLDNPMFAPLSQPAFFKNFQVERGGLFENTQPVSSDFDPEGAKWEYLKGKYGSLA